GGCGAGGGCGGCGGCCTGGCCTTCCAGGCCGATGCGCAGCTCCAGCAGGTCGCGCACGCTGGCGGCGTTTTCCGCGCCAACGCGCAGGCCTGCCTGGGGCTGGCGCTCTATCACGAAGGTACCGATACCGTGGCGGGGCTCGACCAGCCCTGAGGCCTGCAACTTCGACAAGGCTTCGCGCACCACGGTACGGCTGACGCCGTGCTCGCGCACCAGGGTGTTTTCCGACGGCAGCTTGTCGCCTGGCTTGAAGGTACCCAGCAGGATCTGCTGGGTAAGGCTGGAGACCAGGTCGTGGGCGCGGCTGTGGCCGCGTAGACGCATGTTCGCTGTGCCCATGGCGAGCTCCGAGTCATCGTTTAACTTGTACGACAAGCTAATTCATAAAAATATTTTCTGCTGGTTTTTCTTATCTTGAAGGCAGCGTCGTCTGCTGTTGTTTTTGCAAGATCGCAGCATATTATCATTGTGACAGCTTGTATTTTGCCTTTTTGACGACTTTACCTATCTTGTCGTACAACCTTGCGGCGCATATGCTCCTCCCCACTGTCATGTCAGACAACCCGCATAAAAACAACTAGTGGGAGATCCGCAAGTGAACGACACCCTCGCTCCGCCTGCCCGGGCTGATGGCGACGTACTGGCCACTGCCGTGGCCAAGGTCAAGCGCCACGTCCTGCCGCTGTTCGTCATCATGTTCATCGTCAACTACCTCGACCGCGTCAACATCGGCTTCGTCCGCCCTCACCTGGAAAGCGACCTGGGCATCAGCGCCGCTGCCTTCGGTTTTGGCGCCGGGCTGTTCTTCATCGGCTATGCGTTGTTCGAAGTGCCCTCCAACATGCTCCTGCAGCGTGTCGGCGCACGGTTATGGCTGACCCGCATCATGTTCACCTGGGGCCTGGTGGCCACGGCCATGGCCTTTGTGCAGACCGAAACCCAGTTCTATGTGCTGCGTTTTCTGCTGGGTGTTGCCGAGGCCGGGTTTTTCCCCGGCGTGATCTACTACTTCACCCGCTGGCTACCCGCCGCCGAGCGCGGCAAGGCGATTGCCATCTTCCTCAGCGGTTCGGCGCTGGCGTCGCTGATCTCCGGCCCGCTGGCCGGGGCCTTGATGCAGATTCAGGGGCTGGGCCTGCACGGCTGGCAGTGGATGCTGTTCATCGAAGGCATGGCATCGGTGACGCTGTGTTTCTTCGTGTTCTTCTGGCTTGACTCCAAACCGCAGGATGCCAAGTGGTTGAGCCAGGCCGAGCAGGAGGCGCTGGTCCAGGCCATCGACGGCGAGCAGCGTGAGCGTGAGGCGCTGGGCGCCGTCAAACCTTCCGCGTGGAGCCTGCTCAAGGATCGCCAGATCGTACTGTTCTGCCTGATCTACTTCTGCATTCAGCTGACCATCTATGCCGCGACCTTCTGGCTGCCGAGCATCATCAAGCGCATGGGCGACCTCAGCGACCTACAGGTTGGCTTGTTCAACTCGGTCCCCTGGCTGATCTCGATTCTGGCGATGTACGCCTTCGCGTCCGGCTCCACCCGCTGGAAGTTCCAGCAGGCCTGGGTAGCTGCCGCGCTGGTGATTGCCGCAATCGGCATGTTCATGTCCACCACCGGTGGGCCAGTGTTCGCCTTTGTCGCCATCTGCTTTGCTGCCATCGGGTTCAAGTCGGCTTCGTCGCTGTTCTGGCCGATCCCCCAGGGCTATTTGGACGCCCGCATCGCGGCGGCAGTGATTGCGCTGATCAACTCGGTCGGCAACCTGGGTGGCTTCGTTGCCCCCACCACCTTCGGCCTACTCGAACAACAAACCGGTTCGATCCAGGGCGGGTTGTATGGCCTGGCGGTGACGTCGGTGCTGGCGGCTATCGCCGTGTTCTTCGTCCGCACACGCCCCAAGGGCGCCCCTTCCGATGAGCTCAAGGCGCCTTCGGCCCTGGGCCAGACCCACTGATGACTGCGAGATAAAACCATGAACATGCAGACCACTCCCGCCGTTCACACTGCCACCCCCGTGGTCACCGACCTGCGCGTGATCCCGGTGGCTGGCCACGACAGCATGCTGCTCAACCTCAGTGGCGCCCATGGCCCGTACTTCACCCGCAACGTGGTGGTGCTGCGCGACAGCGCTGGCAACACCGGCCTGGGCGAGGTGCCAGGAGGCGAGAAGATCCGCCAGACGCTGGAGGACGCCCGCAGCCTGGTGGTCGGCCAGCCCATCGGCCATTACCAGCGTGTGCTCAACGCCATGCGCCAGGCCTTCGCCAACCGCGATGCCGGCGGCCGTGGCCTGCAAACCTTCGACCTGCGCATTACCGTGCACGCGGTTACGGCTATCGAGTCTGCGATGCTCGACCTGCTCGGCCAGCACTTGAGCGTGCCCATGGCCGCACTGCTGGGCGAGGGGCAGCAGCGTGAGGCGGTGAAGATGCTGGGTTACCTGTTCTACATCGGCGACCGCCAGCAGACCGACCTGGCGTATCGCAACGAAGCGGACGCAGACGATGACTGGTTGCGCGTGCGCCACGAGAAGGCCCTGACGCCCGACGCGGTGGTGCGCCTGGCCGAAGCCGCCAGGCAGCGCTATGGCTTCAGCGATTTCAAGCTCAAGGGTGGCGTACTGCGTGGTGAGGAAGAGATGGAAGCGGTGACCGCCCTGGCCGAGCGCTTCCCCGACGCGCGCATCACCCTCGACCCGAACGGCGCCTGGTCGCTCAAGGAGGCCATCGCCCTGTGCCGTGACAAGCACGGTGTGCTGGCCTATGCCGAAGACCCCTGCGGTGCCGAGAACGGTTACTCGGGCCGTGAAGTGATGGCCGAGTTTCGCCGTGCCACCGGGCTGCCCACCGCCACCAACATGATCGCTACCGACTGGCGGCAGATGGGCCATGCGATCCAGCTGCAGTCGGTGGACATCCCCCTGGCCGACCCGCACTTCTGGACCTTGCAGGGCTCGGTGCGGGTGGCGCAGATGTGCAATGACTGGGGGCTGACCTGGGGCTCGCATTCAAACAACCATTTCGATATCTCCCTGGCCATGTTCACCCAGGTGGCGGCGGCGGCGCCGGGTGAGATCACGGCTATCGACACCCACTGGATCTGGCAGGACGGCCAGCGCCTGACGCGTGAGCCGTTGCGTATCGTCGACGGCCATGTGCGCGTGCCAGCGCGGCCGGGGCTGGGGGTGGAGCTCGATGAGGACCAGTTGGCCAAGGCGCACGAGTGCTACCGCAACATGGGGCTCGGGGCGCGGGATGACAGCGTGGCGATGCAGTTTCTGATACCGGGCTGGAGCTTCGACAACAAGCGGCCCTGCCTGGTGCGCTGAGGCCTTTCTCACGCTGCCCCGGAGCCAACCCCAGGCATGCGTGATCGCTGTGGGGGCAGCACAAGGCTGCTCCTACAGTGCAAGCAAGCAAGTCTTGACCGTGTAGCAAGCGTGCAAGGGCAATACACACCCAAATGAAAAACGATAGCTTCAGACGGCCCGATGGCGTGTTTGGACATGCCAATCGCGACATCTGGCGGGAATGGAAAAGCGTTGTCGTGATCGCACACTTGCGGGACGTTCTCGTGTAATTTCCCTACGCCTTACGGGGCTTAAATGGACCCCGAATTCTGCTGGTGCGTTGCTCTGAATGCGTGCAAAAGGCCAACAATAGCGCGTGAGTGACGTGTCATTCCGATTGACTCTCTAGGAGATAGTGTTCGCCTACGCCTGCCCCCCGTCCTTCCTTGTGTTAGCAAAAAGAGAACAAGATCAATGAACACCGTGGGATCTGATGGCAACCTTGCACAAGGTTTCAAGCCGCGTCACGTTACGATGCTGTCCATCGCGGGCATTATCGGTGCGGGACTTTTCGTAGGCTCCGGGCACGCGATTGCCGCGGCCGGGCCAGCCACCATAATTTCTTACTTCGTGGCCGGCACCCTGGTGGTACTGGTCATGCGCATGCTCGGCGAGATGGCCGTGGCGCACCCTGACACCGGGTCCTTCTCCACCTACGCCGACCAGGCCATCGGCCGCTGGGCTGGCTACACCATTGGCTGGTTGTACTGGTGGTTCTGGGTGCTGGTAATCCCCATCGAGGCATTGGCGGCGGGGCATGTGCTCAACGCCTGGTTCCCACAGGTGGACAGCTGGATCTTCGCCCTGGCCTCGGTGCTGTTGCTGGCAGGCACCAACCTGTTCAGCGTGGCCAAGTACGGTGAGTTCGAATTCTGGTTCGCGATTCTCAAGGTCACCGCCATCCTCGGCTTCATCGGCCTGGGCTTCGCGGCCTTGATGGGCTGGCTGCCCAACCGTGAAGTCAGCGGTTTGAGCGGGTTGATCGCCGAGCACGGCGGTTTTGCACCCAAGGGCTGGTCTGCCGTCATCGGCGCGTTCATCACCGTGATGTTCAGCTTCATTGGTACCGAGGCTGTGACCATCGCCGCCTCCGAGTCCAGCGACCCTTCACGCAACATCGCCAAGGCCACGCGTTCGGTGATCTGGCGGATCAGCACCTTCTACATCCTGTCGATCTTCGTGATCATTTCGGTGGTGCCGTGGAACGATCCGCAGCTGGCGGTGGTGGGGTCCTACCAGCGTGCGCTGGAGATCATGAACATCCCCAATGCGGCCTTCATGGTCGACCTGGTGGTGCTGGTGGCGGTGACCAGTTGCA
The sequence above is drawn from the Pseudomonas putida genome and encodes:
- the gudD gene encoding glucarate dehydratase — its product is MNMQTTPAVHTATPVVTDLRVIPVAGHDSMLLNLSGAHGPYFTRNVVVLRDSAGNTGLGEVPGGEKIRQTLEDARSLVVGQPIGHYQRVLNAMRQAFANRDAGGRGLQTFDLRITVHAVTAIESAMLDLLGQHLSVPMAALLGEGQQREAVKMLGYLFYIGDRQQTDLAYRNEADADDDWLRVRHEKALTPDAVVRLAEAARQRYGFSDFKLKGGVLRGEEEMEAVTALAERFPDARITLDPNGAWSLKEAIALCRDKHGVLAYAEDPCGAENGYSGREVMAEFRRATGLPTATNMIATDWRQMGHAIQLQSVDIPLADPHFWTLQGSVRVAQMCNDWGLTWGSHSNNHFDISLAMFTQVAAAAPGEITAIDTHWIWQDGQRLTREPLRIVDGHVRVPARPGLGVELDEDQLAKAHECYRNMGLGARDDSVAMQFLIPGWSFDNKRPCLVR
- a CDS encoding MFS transporter, whose product is MNDTLAPPARADGDVLATAVAKVKRHVLPLFVIMFIVNYLDRVNIGFVRPHLESDLGISAAAFGFGAGLFFIGYALFEVPSNMLLQRVGARLWLTRIMFTWGLVATAMAFVQTETQFYVLRFLLGVAEAGFFPGVIYYFTRWLPAAERGKAIAIFLSGSALASLISGPLAGALMQIQGLGLHGWQWMLFIEGMASVTLCFFVFFWLDSKPQDAKWLSQAEQEALVQAIDGEQREREALGAVKPSAWSLLKDRQIVLFCLIYFCIQLTIYAATFWLPSIIKRMGDLSDLQVGLFNSVPWLISILAMYAFASGSTRWKFQQAWVAAALVIAAIGMFMSTTGGPVFAFVAICFAAIGFKSASSLFWPIPQGYLDARIAAAVIALINSVGNLGGFVAPTTFGLLEQQTGSIQGGLYGLAVTSVLAAIAVFFVRTRPKGAPSDELKAPSALGQTH
- the gabP gene encoding GABA permease → MNTVGSDGNLAQGFKPRHVTMLSIAGIIGAGLFVGSGHAIAAAGPATIISYFVAGTLVVLVMRMLGEMAVAHPDTGSFSTYADQAIGRWAGYTIGWLYWWFWVLVIPIEALAAGHVLNAWFPQVDSWIFALASVLLLAGTNLFSVAKYGEFEFWFAILKVTAILGFIGLGFAALMGWLPNREVSGLSGLIAEHGGFAPKGWSAVIGAFITVMFSFIGTEAVTIAASESSDPSRNIAKATRSVIWRISTFYILSIFVIISVVPWNDPQLAVVGSYQRALEIMNIPNAAFMVDLVVLVAVTSCMNSSIYIASRMMYSLAKRGDAPAFLNKTSKVGVPRSAVFGSTLIGAAIAVLNYFAPKGVFEFLLASSGAIALLVYMVIAISQLRMRRRLERENAELKFRMWLFPWLTWAVIIFIAAALAVMMYTPEHRVEVSSTLGLAIVISFLGIVTSRGHAQAVAARSMG